The Agrococcus carbonis sequence GCGACACGGCGCTCGCCACGATCGGCAGCGTGAGCGACCTGCCGCGCGTGATGCGAGGGGTGGCGCTCCAGTGAAGGACGAGCGGATGCTGCCGCGCACCACGGCGCAGGCGCTCATCGACTGCGGCGCGATCCTCATCGTCGGGCTCGCCGCGACGCTGTCGTTCGGACCGGTCTTCGGCGGCGTCGCCTACCTCGCCGCGGGCCTCGGCGGCACGCTGCTGGGCATCGCGGTCGGCGTCGTGACGTCGCTGCGGCCGCTGCGCGGCTGGCTGCTGACCGCCGCGGGCGTCGTGCTCGCGCTCGTGCTGTTCGGCCCGGCGCTCGCCGTGCCGCGCAAGGCGCTCGGGGGCGTGCTGCCGACGCTCGAGGCGTGGCAGGAGCTGCTGCTCGGCGTCGTCTTCTCGTGGAAGGGCCTGCTGACCGCCGAGCCGCCCGCCGAGGGCTTCCCGAGCCTGCTCGTCGTGCCGTTCCTCACGCTGCTCGTGTGCTCCGCCGTCGCGACCGTGCTCGCGCTGCGGCTGCGACGCGGCGCGCCCTTCGCGATGCTCCCCGGCGTCGTCGCGCTCGTCGTGGGCATCGCGTTCGGCACCAAGATCGCGTTCTGGCCCGCGGCGCTCGGCATCGTCGTCGCCGGGGTCATCGTCGGGTGGTGCGCGTGGCGCCGCGCCTCGTGGCGCAGCGGCCTCAACGAGGACGTCGAGGTGACGAACGACTCCCGGTTCCGCGGTCGCGCGCGCAGGCAGCGCACGCGCGGCGCGGTCGGCATGGTGGCCGCGGCCCTGCTGGTGGGCGGCCTCATCAGCCTGCCCATCCAGCCGCAGAGCCGCGCGGTGCTGCGCGACACGGTCGAGCCGCCGATCGAGCTCGCCGAGTACCCGAGCCCGCTCGCCGGCTTCCGCAACTGGTACAAGAACTACGAGGACACGCCGCTGATGACGGTGAGCGGGATGCCGGAGGGCTCGCGCCTGCGGCTCGCGACCTTCGACTACTACGACGGCACCGTCTACGCGGTCGCGGGCTCGCAGCAGTCGTCGGGCTCGGGATCGTTCGCGCGCATCGGCGACGAGGTGCTCGTGCAGCAGTCCGGCACGCCCGCGACCGTGCGCGTCGAGGTGCAGGACTACTCGGGCATCTGGGTGCCCGAGGTCGGCTACATCCAGTCGCTGCGCTTCGGCGGCGAGCGCGAGGCGGCGCTGCAGTCCTCGCTGCACTACAACGGCCAGACGGGCACGGCGATCGCGCTCGAGGGCCTCGGCCCGGGCGACTCGTACGAGCTCGAGGCGATCGTGCCGGCGCAGCCGGAGCACGAGGAGCTCGAGGGCGCGAGGATCACCGACGTGCAGCTGCCCGACCCCGTCGTCGTGCCCGACCTGCTGCAGGCGTGGGTCTCGACGTGGGGCAACGAGGGGCAGGACCAGCTCGAGAACCTGCTGAACATGCAGCGCCTCATGCAGAACGGCAGCTTCAGCCACGGGCTCGAGGACGACACCATCCCGTCGCTCGCCGGGCACGGGGCGGCCCGCCTGCAGGCGATGTTCGAGCGCGACGTGCTCGTGGGCGACGACGAGCAGTACGCGACCGCGTTCGCCCTCGCGCTCGAGCGGATCAACGTGCCGGCGCGCGTCGTCATGGGGCTCTACCCCGACGACGGGTTCACGGGCTCGAGCGACCCGGTGGAGCTCACCGGCGGCGACGTGCACGCCTGGGTCGAGGTGCCGTTCGAGGGGCACGGGTGGGTGCGGTTCGACCCCACGCCGCCCGAGGACAACGACGACATCCAGCCCGAGCCCGAGCCGGAGCCCGACCCGAAGCCGCAGGTGCTGCAGCCCCCGCAGCCGCCCGAGGAGCCGGCCGACATGTCGCCCGACACCGTCGCGGACGAGGGCCAGGAGGAGGACGACGAGGTCGAGGACACCTCGTGGATGCTGTGGCTGTGGATCGGCGGCGGCTCGCTGCTCCTCGTGCTGCTGCTCGCCTCGCCGTTCCTCGTCGTCGGGGCGATCAAGGCCGCGCGCTGGCGCCGACGCTACCGGGCCGCGCGCGAGAGCGACCGCCTCTCGGGCGGCTGGCACGAGGTCGTCGACCACGCGGTCGACCTCGGCCTCCCCGTGCCCGCGGGCGTCACGCGGCGCGAGGTCGCCGGAGCCGTGGAGGCTCGCTACCCTCGATCGCGGGCGACCGAGATCGGCGAGTTCGTCGACGAGGGCGTGTTCGGCCCCGGGGAGCCGGTCAAGGAGGACGTCGACGCGTTCTGGCGCGACGTGGACCGCAGCGTCAAGGGCATGCGTGCGGAGGCGACGCCGATGCAGCGGCTGCTGGGCAGGCTCTCGCTGCGGTCGTTCGCGAGGCGGAGGAGAGAGCGGAGGCGCCGATGATCTGGGAGATCGACGAGGAGCGCGAGGTCATCGAGGGACTCGACGAGGACGGCCGGCCCGACCCCGCCTACGCCGCGGCGCTCGGGCTGCGCCCCGCCCCGCTCGGCCGCCGCGCGCTCGCGTCAATCATCGAGTTCGCGGTCTACGCCGTGCTGCAGCTGCCGTACTGGCTCGTCGCGCTCCCGTCGCTCGTCGCCGTCGCGACCGGATCGCTCAGCCTCTACGGACTCCTCAACCATCCATCGCTCGTGTGGATGATCGTCGCGGCGAGCGTCTCCTTCGTCCTGACGCTCGCGTTCGTCATCACCCAGCTCGCGCTGCACGCCCGCCGCGGCGTCACGCTCGGCAAGGCGTTCACGGGCATCCGCAGCGTCGACGTCAAGCGCCTCGCGAAGCCAGGGTTCGGCCGGGCGCTGCTGCGCGGCGTGCTGCTGTGGGCGAGCTTCCTCGTGCCCGTGATCGGACCGGCGCTCTTCTTCGCCTCGCCGCTCCTCGACGGCGAGAAGCGCGGCCGAGGCTGGCTCGACAAGGCCGCCGGCACGTGGTTCGTCGACGTGCGGCACGGGCTCGATCCGTACCACGAGAAACGGATGCGCATCGCGCGGAAGACGGTCGCTGCCGAGCCCGAGTCGGCGAAGTCGCAGCTGCCGTCGCTCGCGACCCCCATCGCGGGCGACGCGACCGGCTACCGCCCCGGTGCGCGGCTGAGCTCGGGCGTCGTCGGCGTCGCCCGGCCCGCGCAGCCCGCTGCGGCGCCGAGTGTCGCGACCGGCGCGCCGGGCACCGAGCCCGCCGTTCCCTCGCCGCAGGCCACGCCCGGCGGCGCGCGCCTCGGCGGCTACCGCCCGGGCGACCTGAGCGGCCGGCCGCGCGCCTCGGCGCCCGAGCCGCCGGCCGCCCCGCTCGCCGGCGGCATCGTCGACAGCATCCCGGGGCGCGATGGCCGGCTGCCCGCGCCGCCGGTGGCCGCTCCCGCCGCGGCTGGCGGTGGGCCCGCGCCCGCGTCCGCGCCCGCGCCTGCGACCCCCGCGCCCGCGGCACCGGCGCCCGCGACACCGGCGCATCGGCCCGTCGAGCCGAGCCCCATCAGCGACGAGACGATCATGGATCCCGAGCTCGAGGGCGGCATCGACGACCGCACCGTGCGGCGCGTCGAGGTCGTCGAGGCCGACGAGGATCTCGACGCGACGCGTGCGCGGCCGCGCCCCGCCGCATCCGTCGCGACCCTCGCGTTCGACCACGGCGAGCGCTTCGCGATCACCGGCGCCGCGCTCGTCGGCCGCAACCCCGCGCCCGCAGCGGGCGAGGTCGTCGAGCACCTGCTGCCGATCGCCGATGACACGCGCTCGATCTCGAAGACCCACCTGCTCATCACGGCCCAGCCGCTCGCCGCCGTCGACCGCGCCTCGACGAACGGCTCGAGCGTCGTGCGCGCGGGGGCCGAGCACCCGCTCGCGCCGGGCGAGGCGTTCGAGCTCGAAGCGGGCGACGTCGTGCGCTTCGGCGACCGCAGCCTCACCGTCGAGGCGCCGAGGTGAGCGACCTGGGCGCGGTGGGGGAGTTCCGCTTCAGCCATCCCTCGATCTCGCTCCGCTGGGCCGGTGCGACGCACCCCGGCATGCGCCGCACCGTGAACGAGGACTCCGTCTTCGCCTCCTTCCCCGTCTTCGTCGTCGCCGACGGCATGGGCGGCCACGCCTCGGGCGACGTCGCGAGTGCGCTCGCGGTCGAGGCCTTCCGCAGCCTCAAGGGCCGCACGCTCGCCGACGTCGAGTGCGTCGAGGCGGCGGTGCAGCGCGCGTTCGACGACGTGCTCGCCCGCGCAGCCGGCGAGCCGGTCGGCGGCACGACCCTCTCGGGCTCGGTGCTCGTCGACGTGCGGGGCGTCGCGCACTGGCTGATCATGAACATCGGCGACTCGCGCACCTACCTGTTCGAGCGCGGCGCGCTGCAGCAGGTGACGGTCGACCACTCGGTCGTGCAGGAGCTCGTCGAGGCCGGGGCACTGCGCCGTGCCGACGCCCGCACGCATCCGAGCCGCAACGTCATCACGCGCGCGCTCGGCGCGGGGGAGCGCCAGCCGCCCGACGTGTGGCTGCGCCCCGCGGAGCGCGGGCAGCGGCTGCTCGTGTGCTCCGACGGGCTCACCGGCGAGGTCGACGACGCCGAGATCGCCGAGGTCCTCGGCGACGTCGCCTCGCCCGCAGCGGCCGCGGCGCTGCTCATGCGGCGCGCGCTCGACGCGGGGGCGCCCGACAACGTCTCGGTCGTCGTCGTGGACGTCGACGCCGTGGCCCTCGCCGACGAGGAGCTCTTCGACACCAACGTGCCGTCGTTCGACGACACCATCCCGGGGGAGGTGCGGCGATGACCGCAGAGCCGCTGCGCGCGCGGATCGAGTACGCGCCGGGCGAGGCGTGGTGCGTCGCATCGGGCCGCGTCGTGCTCGTGTGCGAGCGCGACCTCGCGCCCGAGCGCGCGGCTGCCCTGCACAGGGAGGCCGCGGCGGTCGAGACCGCTGCCGCGCTCGCGGCGCTCGTCGAGGCCGAGCCCGCAGCGCTCCTCGGGCTCGTGGACGTCGCGGGAGGCCGGACGCTGCTGCGCCGCCACGGCGTCCCGGCCTCCGCCGACGACGCCGCGCTGCCCGGTCGGTTCGGTGAGGCGTGGGGCCGCGACGACGCCGCGCTCGGCGCGGTCGTCGCGGCGGGCGGGCTCGCCGCGCTCGACGGGCCGACCCTGCCGCTCGAGGGCGGCGTCGCCCGGGTCGCGGCGGTGCGCGTCGCACCGAGGCCCGCGGATGCGTCGGGTCCCGTCCCCGCGAAGCCCGGCCCCGACGCCGAGGCCGCCCCGCAGCCCGAGGCGGCGCTCGGCGCGTTCGGCCAGACGCAGCCGCCTCGCGCGACGCCCCTCGACGACTCGGCGGGCGGCATCCCGGTGCCCGAGGAGCCCGCCGCAGCGCCCGCCCCGCCGCTGCGCCCCGCACCGACCGCCGCGCCCGTGCCGGCCGCCGCGCCCGCGCCGCACGGCGATCCGCTCGCCGACACCGGCAACCCCATCGGCGGCCTCATCGACTCGGTGCCGGGCTTCATCAAGCCCGCGGTCGACGTGCGCGCGGTCGACGGCGACACGGTCGGCCACCACGAGCCTGACGGCGACGCGGGCGTCCCGCCCGCCGCCGCGTCGCCCGCCGCCGCGTCGCCCGCCGTCCCGGCACCGTCCGCTCCGGTCCCGGCTCCCGCCCCGGCCGCCGCGCCGGCGCCCCCTGCCGCCTCCGCGCCCGACCTCGGCGACCACGACGGCATGACGGTCACCGCCGAGCGCGCCCGCGAGCTCCTCGCCGAGCGCGAGCGGCCGCAGCCGGCCCCGGCGACCGGACCGCTCGTGCTCTCGACCCTGTGCCCGGCGGGCCACGTCAACGCCCCCGGCGGCGGCAGCTGCGCGCAGTGCGGCGCACCCGTCGACGAGCGCACGGCCGCGCAGCGCAACCGTCCCGAGATCGCGGTCGCCGTGCTGCCCTCGGGTGAGCGCGTGCCGCTCGGCCGCGGCGTCGTGATCGGCCGGCGGCCCCGCTCGCGCCGCGTCGAGGACGGCCGGGTGCCGCGCCTCGTCACCGTCGAGAGCCCCGGGGAGGACATCTCGCGCAGCCACCTCGAGCTGCGCGTCGAGGACTGGAACCTCGTCGCCGTCGACCTGAGCTCGACCAACGGCACGCTGCTGCTGCGCGAGGGCACGGCGCCGCAGCGCCTGCGGCCCGAGGCGTCGACGATCCTGCAGCTCGGCGACCGCCTCGACCTCGGCGACGGCGTCGTGCTCACGATCGAGGCGGCGCCGTGAGCCCCAAGCGCGCACCCTCGGCGCCGCCCGAGCTGCCCGGCTACGACTACGTGTCGCTGCTGGGCTCGGGCGGCTTCGCCGACGTGTTCCTCTACCAGCAGCTGCTGCCGTCGCGGAAGGTCGCGATCAAGGTGCTGCTGCCGGACGCGGTGAACCGGCAGCTCATCGAGAACTTCCGGCACGAGGCCAACGTCATGGCCCAGCTCTCGAGCCATCCGTCGATCGTGACGATCTTCGGCGCCGCGGTCGCGCCCGACGGCCGGCCGTACCTCGCGATGGAGTACTGCCCGAAGCCCAACCTGGGCGTGCGGTACCGGCGCGAGCGCTTCTCGGTGCCCGAGGTGCTCGCGCTCGGCGTGCAGATCGCGGGCGCGGTCGAGACCGCCCATCGCGCGGGCATCCTGCACCGCGACATCAAGCCGGCCAACATCCTCGTCACCGCGTACAGCCGGCCGGCGCTCACCGACTTCGGCATCGCCACGACGTCGGGCGTCGCCGACGACGCGAGCGGCATGTCGATCCCGTGGTCCCCGCCCGAGTCGTTCCTCGAGCCGCCGCGCTCGAGCCCCGCATCCGACGTCTTCTCCCTCGCCGCGACGCTGTGGACGCTCCTCGCGGGCCGGACGCCGTTCGAGCTGCCCGGCGGCAGCAACACGAGCGTCGACCTCATCGACCGCATCCAGCGCGGCGAGGTGTCGCCGCTCGCGCGCCACGACGTGCCGCAGCGGCTCGAGGCGGTGCTCGCGTCGGCGATGGATCCCGAGCCGTCGCGCCGGCACGCGAGCGCGATGGCGCTCGGCCGCGCGCTGCAGCAGGTCGAGGCCGAGATGGCGCTGCCGGTCACGCCGCTCGACGTGCTCGACGACTCGGTCGACCCCGACGTCGTCGACGAGGAGGACGGCGGCGCGACGCGCATCCGCGGCGTCGTCTCGATCGACCCGCATGCGGGCGAGCCGGCGCAGCCGCAGCCGACGGGCCTCTCGGACGCGACGATCCGCCGCGCGCCCGCCCCGGGGCTCCCCGCAGCGTCCGCCGCAGCGCCGGCCGAGGCCGAGGCCGCGCCGCGCGCCCGGCGCTCGCGCCGCGCGACGGCGCTCGCGGTCGCCGGAGCGGCGGTCGTCGCGATCGCCGGCGCGGGCATCGTGTGGCTCGCGCTCACCGCGGGCGACCGCTCGCAGCCGCAGGCGAACCCGAGCCAGACGGTCGCGCCGCCGCCCGCCGCGCAGCGTCCGCCCGCGCCCATCAACATCACGGGAGCGGTCGACGGCGACACCGTCGCGTTCTCGTGGACGAACGCGCAGCCCGAGGAGGGCGATGCGTTCCAGTACCGGTACGAGCGCAGCGACGCCGACCCCGTCACCGCCCAGGTGGCGACGCCCGAGGTCGTGCTCGAGCGGGACGCCGACGGCGAGTCGTGCATCCTGGTGAGGCTCGTGCGCGCCGACGGCCGGTCGTCGAACGATGCGACGGGATGCGTGGATGGGTGATCAGGTGACCGAGCTGCAGATCGAGTTCGCGGGGGAGTGGATCACGCTCGACCCCGAGCGGCCGTTCGTCATCGGCCGCGAGGGCGACCTCACGGTCGACGACAACCAGTACCTCCACCGGCAGTTCCTCGAGATCCGCAACCAGGACGGCCTCTGGTGGCTCTCGAACGTCGGCACGCGGCTCTCGGCGACCGTATCCTCGGGCGGCGGCGCCGTGCAGTCGTGGCTGTCGCCCGGCGCGCGCCTGCCGATCGTGTTCTCGGAGTGCTCGATCGTGTTCACGGCGGGCCCGACCACCTACGAGATCGGCGTCCACTCCGATGAGGCGGCCTTCGCGATGTCGACCGAGCACCGCCGCCGCTCGTCGGGCGAGACGACAGTGATGCCCGTGGGGCTCACGCAGCTGCAGAAGCTGCTCATCGTCGCGCTCGCCGAGCCGATGCTGCGCCGGGACGGCGTGGGCGTGAGCGAGCTGCCCTCGAGCGGCGCGGCCGCCGAGCGGCTCGGCTGGACGATGAGCCGCTTCAACCGCAAGCTCGACAACGTGTGCGACAAGCTCGACCGGATGGGCGTGCAGGGGCTGCGGGGCGGCGTGGGGAAGCTCGCGAGCAACCGGCGCGCCCGGCTCGTCGAGTACGCGGTCTCGTCGCAGCTCGTCACCCGCTCCGACCTCGCGCTGCTCGACGACCCGGCGCTGCGCGACGCCGACGACAGCCAGGACTGACCCGGAGGCTCCATGAAGGTCAAGCTCACCCTCCACCGGCCGGCCGCCGAGCCGACCGACGTCGTCATCACGGCCGACTCGACCGCGACGGTCGAGGATGTCGCGCGGCAGATCGCGCTCGCCGACCCGACCCGCTCGACGGTCTTCGGCGAGCACGACACGCTCTCGCTCGCGGTCGCGCCGCCCACCGAGTCGCGCCTCGTCGAGCTGCAGTCCGACGCGCTCATGGCCGAGGCGCCCATCGGCTCCGGCTTCCACGCCCAGGTCGTCAACCTCGGCGCGGGCAAGCGGCGCGGCGGGGTGGCGGGCTCCGCGGTCGACGCCGTCGCCGTGCTGCGCGCGGTGCGCGGCCCCCTGCGCGGCCAGGAGTTCCAGCTCGCCCGCGGGCACTGGCGCATCGGCCGCGACGCGGCGAACGACGTCGTGCTCCAGGATCCGCTCGTGTCGAAGCGGCACGCGCGCATCGAGGTCGGCGCGCACATCGAGGTCGTCGACCTCGGGTCGTCCAACGGCATCCTCGTCGACGGCCAGCACATCACGCGCCTCACCGTCATCCCCGGCCAGCCCTTCACGATCGGCGAGTCCGA is a genomic window containing:
- a CDS encoding transglutaminase family protein, producing the protein MLPRTTAQALIDCGAILIVGLAATLSFGPVFGGVAYLAAGLGGTLLGIAVGVVTSLRPLRGWLLTAAGVVLALVLFGPALAVPRKALGGVLPTLEAWQELLLGVVFSWKGLLTAEPPAEGFPSLLVVPFLTLLVCSAVATVLALRLRRGAPFAMLPGVVALVVGIAFGTKIAFWPAALGIVVAGVIVGWCAWRRASWRSGLNEDVEVTNDSRFRGRARRQRTRGAVGMVAAALLVGGLISLPIQPQSRAVLRDTVEPPIELAEYPSPLAGFRNWYKNYEDTPLMTVSGMPEGSRLRLATFDYYDGTVYAVAGSQQSSGSGSFARIGDEVLVQQSGTPATVRVEVQDYSGIWVPEVGYIQSLRFGGEREAALQSSLHYNGQTGTAIALEGLGPGDSYELEAIVPAQPEHEELEGARITDVQLPDPVVVPDLLQAWVSTWGNEGQDQLENLLNMQRLMQNGSFSHGLEDDTIPSLAGHGAARLQAMFERDVLVGDDEQYATAFALALERINVPARVVMGLYPDDGFTGSSDPVELTGGDVHAWVEVPFEGHGWVRFDPTPPEDNDDIQPEPEPEPDPKPQVLQPPQPPEEPADMSPDTVADEGQEEDDEVEDTSWMLWLWIGGGSLLLVLLLASPFLVVGAIKAARWRRRYRAARESDRLSGGWHEVVDHAVDLGLPVPAGVTRREVAGAVEARYPRSRATEIGEFVDEGVFGPGEPVKEDVDAFWRDVDRSVKGMRAEATPMQRLLGRLSLRSFARRRRERRRR
- a CDS encoding RDD family protein, with the translated sequence MIWEIDEEREVIEGLDEDGRPDPAYAAALGLRPAPLGRRALASIIEFAVYAVLQLPYWLVALPSLVAVATGSLSLYGLLNHPSLVWMIVAASVSFVLTLAFVITQLALHARRGVTLGKAFTGIRSVDVKRLAKPGFGRALLRGVLLWASFLVPVIGPALFFASPLLDGEKRGRGWLDKAAGTWFVDVRHGLDPYHEKRMRIARKTVAAEPESAKSQLPSLATPIAGDATGYRPGARLSSGVVGVARPAQPAAAPSVATGAPGTEPAVPSPQATPGGARLGGYRPGDLSGRPRASAPEPPAAPLAGGIVDSIPGRDGRLPAPPVAAPAAAGGGPAPASAPAPATPAPAAPAPATPAHRPVEPSPISDETIMDPELEGGIDDRTVRRVEVVEADEDLDATRARPRPAASVATLAFDHGERFAITGAALVGRNPAPAAGEVVEHLLPIADDTRSISKTHLLITAQPLAAVDRASTNGSSVVRAGAEHPLAPGEAFELEAGDVVRFGDRSLTVEAPR
- a CDS encoding PP2C family protein-serine/threonine phosphatase — its product is MSDLGAVGEFRFSHPSISLRWAGATHPGMRRTVNEDSVFASFPVFVVADGMGGHASGDVASALAVEAFRSLKGRTLADVECVEAAVQRAFDDVLARAAGEPVGGTTLSGSVLVDVRGVAHWLIMNIGDSRTYLFERGALQQVTVDHSVVQELVEAGALRRADARTHPSRNVITRALGAGERQPPDVWLRPAERGQRLLVCSDGLTGEVDDAEIAEVLGDVASPAAAAALLMRRALDAGAPDNVSVVVVDVDAVALADEELFDTNVPSFDDTIPGEVRR
- a CDS encoding FHA domain-containing protein; this translates as MTAEPLRARIEYAPGEAWCVASGRVVLVCERDLAPERAAALHREAAAVETAAALAALVEAEPAALLGLVDVAGGRTLLRRHGVPASADDAALPGRFGEAWGRDDAALGAVVAAGGLAALDGPTLPLEGGVARVAAVRVAPRPADASGPVPAKPGPDAEAAPQPEAALGAFGQTQPPRATPLDDSAGGIPVPEEPAAAPAPPLRPAPTAAPVPAAAPAPHGDPLADTGNPIGGLIDSVPGFIKPAVDVRAVDGDTVGHHEPDGDAGVPPAAASPAAASPAVPAPSAPVPAPAPAAAPAPPAASAPDLGDHDGMTVTAERARELLAERERPQPAPATGPLVLSTLCPAGHVNAPGGGSCAQCGAPVDERTAAQRNRPEIAVAVLPSGERVPLGRGVVIGRRPRSRRVEDGRVPRLVTVESPGEDISRSHLELRVEDWNLVAVDLSSTNGTLLLREGTAPQRLRPEASTILQLGDRLDLGDGVVLTIEAAP
- a CDS encoding serine/threonine-protein kinase, with protein sequence MSPKRAPSAPPELPGYDYVSLLGSGGFADVFLYQQLLPSRKVAIKVLLPDAVNRQLIENFRHEANVMAQLSSHPSIVTIFGAAVAPDGRPYLAMEYCPKPNLGVRYRRERFSVPEVLALGVQIAGAVETAHRAGILHRDIKPANILVTAYSRPALTDFGIATTSGVADDASGMSIPWSPPESFLEPPRSSPASDVFSLAATLWTLLAGRTPFELPGGSNTSVDLIDRIQRGEVSPLARHDVPQRLEAVLASAMDPEPSRRHASAMALGRALQQVEAEMALPVTPLDVLDDSVDPDVVDEEDGGATRIRGVVSIDPHAGEPAQPQPTGLSDATIRRAPAPGLPAASAAAPAEAEAAPRARRSRRATALAVAGAAVVAIAGAGIVWLALTAGDRSQPQANPSQTVAPPPAAQRPPAPINITGAVDGDTVAFSWTNAQPEEGDAFQYRYERSDADPVTAQVATPEVVLERDADGESCILVRLVRADGRSSNDATGCVDG